Genomic segment of Triticum aestivum cultivar Chinese Spring chromosome 6A, IWGSC CS RefSeq v2.1, whole genome shotgun sequence:
CTGCAGCATAATCTTCAGCAAGGTGTGGTGCAGCTTCCTTGTGAGGGTATATGAACTTCCCCACGAAATACTTCTCGGTCTCCTTGAAAACAGTATAGTAGCTCGGGTCGTGCTTGAGCAATCCATTTTCCTTGAGAAACTTTACAACGTAGTACCGAGGTCTCATCCGGCCCTCTAGGCTGTAACAGAGAATTACTGGCCGATGAGCAATGTACGCCGGTTCCAATCCCACCTCAGACATGAGGAACTCGGAGCTGTGCTGCAGTGATTCGTTCGACTTGGCGAGCAAAAACAGGGCCTTAGGCAGAGCAGTGCTCACCTCGGCATCCGACCACCCTAACGTCTTCTTCAGGTGATCCACTTTGGCTGCGATCTGCTTCTTGTCGCGGAATGCGACAGCACTGAGAGCATGCCTGAACATTCCGGATCCCCGGGGCACACCGAGAGATTCGGTCAATGCCACCATTCTCTGAACACACTCCAGGTCGGTGGTGACCATCCTCGGTATCGAGCTGCACAACTTGGCCATATCGCGATCGCCGAACCCACACTGACGCAGGAACGCGACATTGAGCTCCACCTTGCTCTTGTATGCGAGGAGGGCGGTgttgaagtttttttttttttttttttttttttttgaggcaaaGGGCGGTGTTGAAGTTGGTGGCACGGAGCAGCCTCTCGGAGGAGCCGAAGAGGCGCAGGTAGTACTGCAGCTTGGGGACGATGGATCTGGAACTGGAAATTGTTGGGGGACTGCAAGAGGAGGCGCGCGATCTCAGAATGTGACAAACCTAGGCCGGAGAGCCCCCGGACGATGGGGGACAGGCCCTTGTCCACGCCGGTGCAGAGGAACTTGGGTcccgggcgacgacggcgacgacggcggcgacgtcggcgccggagaggccgaggccggcgaggaaggcgagCACGGCGTCGGGGTTGGCGGGGGACCTGAGGTGggcgagcttgggggaggccttGAGCGCCTGGGCTCGGGTGAGGCCGCAGGTGGAGACGAGGTAGTCCTCCACGGCGAACCCGGTGGTCGGGGAGATGCCGGGGGCTGTGGcaccggagaggaggcggcggggagaggaGAGGATGCAGCTCCGAGCGTGTAGCTGTGGCCGGGCGGTGGAgaggggaggtggtggtggcggagggagTGGAGAGCATCTGGATGAGGAGGCGGCCTCGGCGCCGGAgcatggcggcgccggcggcgagggggggagggagggagctcGGGGAAGCCGTGGGCCGGTCTCTCTCACATTGACAGACAGACACTTACTGGTGGGCTGGGCTTTTCGTCTGCGTGAAAGAGGCTGGGCTGCTCTGGGCTTAGACTCTTTTCTTTAGATATAATTTTTTTTAGCGATTTTGCTTTAGATAGACGCCCTGTCTTTTTTCACAATATAAAAGAAATTGAGTGACCGAAAATATTTTGACGAGttacttctttctttctttttctttgtgaTTGCAAGAAGATTGAGCATCAGTTGGGTCAAGAATTTCTTGGGATACATTGAAGAGAAGCAAATGAAACTTTCATTGAAGAGAAGCAAATGAAACGTTTTCATAGAAATTCTTGTAGATTCAAGAATCCATATCCGGTGTGTGTGGATTGAGGCGGTGTGCGTCTGCATCCAACATATCCCGGTAGAAAGAAGGCATCGTCTAACCTAAATTCAGTAAAATGAAGACTGAGTTTGGATGGATTAGACTAAACCAATATTTCCAGATAAACATCCCCTGTACAGCCTATGTGCATGCCTGCTATCTCTTCTCTAGTTAGCACTTAGCACACAGAATGAATATACCTGAAAGGACCGTGGTAGCCAGGCTTTTAAATCAGAAAAGGCTACTGCTACCTGAAAGGATGATTGGAATCAGGAAAGCGCCAGAATGGAGTCTAATCAAAGAAGTATGCCGGGCATCTTCCTCTTCGCTGATGTTACTGATGAACCCTTTAAGTAAGGCGAGCTGTGTATAGGCTGGATGTACAGATGAGGCAAGGATCAATCCCTCTGGAATTCGACTGATATGCTGTACCATGTGCGTAGTGGAATTGAACCCAGTAGTAATGCTACATGAACCATCATCACCTCCTGTGCTTTCCAGGACTCTTTTTCCTTGTGCTACAAGATGAAGAGCGACCAGCTCATGTCGCCTTTAATTATCTACTCAACCATAACATGGGTTTGTGTGCAAACAGGGAATGACACAAATCAAAGAAACAAGGGAAAAATAACTCAAGTGTGTCAACTGCAATGCCAACTTGTTAACTCCAAGAGTCCAAGTTTAACCTGTATGTGTGGATATTGGCATAAAATGGACCCAACGGCTACAACTTCAGTCCTAGTAGTCCTCAAGATATCTAATGCATTTAAAGTTCATTTAATATTGCAAAGTAATATAAAGCTTTCCAAAGGTAGCCAAAATTCTAAGTATCCGGGGAACAGCCAAGTATTTTTCATAACAGAAACAGCTAGCGCCAAAATAAATGCTGTCAGTTTTGAGATCAGATTTCTAGAAAAAAGTATtccaagaaaaaaaaagaaattagATAGCACTTCCCCTCTGCAAGTGGCAGCATATTCTTTAGCGAGGTGCGGGGCAGCTTCCTTGTGAGGGCAATATGAAAATTTTCAATGAGAACCTTATTGGTCACCATGAAAACGTTATTGTAGCTCAGATTGCGCTTGAGCAACCAATTTCCTTGAGAAACTTTACAGCATAGTATCAGGGCCTGAGCAGGCCCTCTAGTTCTGACAAACAGATGTAAATGACGAGACTAATTCATTGTTGACCATGGTTTAGTCCCAAATAGATTACCTTTTCAAGTTTGAAATTTTCTCAGCAGAAGTAAAATCAGGTACAGGATTTAGGAACAAAGATATTCAATCTTAGAAGGAAAATGGGAAAGAAACCAAAAGGCATGATGAGACACCGAATGGAAACATACATTTCTAAGCATAACCTGGATAGAAAAAATGAACTGTAAatgatgaaaaacaaaaaaaaagacagAAATGAAAATGGAAATAAAAATATGGATGAAAGCAACTCATATTTACTGGAAAATGATGCAATACAGTTCTCATCCTTTCTTGTTCTCTGGGTTCTGGTTTCACAAGAAAATTGGTCTACCCACATATTCAATTTCCATTATCCTAAAAATGGAAGTCagaaacacaaatatattcatggacTCTCATTTCCAGAGATTGCAGGCGATGCTTTCATGTCTACTTAACTAGAACATCATTACATCAACACCACAGGGTTCATGAATTAGACTATCAATTTCATTAGGCATTAGCAGCGACCAAACCAGCATATGGAAGACATACTACAGCAGAAAACCAATCTCTATTTAGGGGGAAAAATACTAATGTGAATTACCAGCTTACTAGGAATGGTGAAAACTCTGTTATGCCATACACAATTACCAATTTCCATAGCCGGTCCTTGCTTCATGTAAATCTGAAATTAGTCGGCAGTAGCCCTTTGCAAGCATCAGCATAGTCTCCAGCGAGGCACGGTGCAGCTTCCTTGTGAGGGCATATGTACTTCTCCATGAATACCTTCTCAGACAGTACAAGCACGGAATACAAGTCCCGGTCGGGATCTAGCAATCCATTTGCCTTGAGAAACTTCACAACGTAGCTCCGGGGCCTTAGCCGGCGCTCCAGGCTGTACGAGAGCATTACGGGGCGACGAGCAATGTATGCGGGTTCCAACCCCAAATCAGAGATGAGGAACTCTGACCTTCTCTGCAGAAACTCCTTAGTCTTATTCAGCACATTTGGAGCCCTAGAAATAGCAATGCCCACCTCAGCATCCGACCACCTGAACGTTTTCTTCAGGTGCTCCACTTTGGCGGCGATTTTCTCCTTGCTGACGAATGCAACAGCATTGAGTGCATGCCTAAACATCCCAGACCCTCGGGGTATACCCAGACCTTCGACGCACACCGCCGTCGCCCGGACACGCTCTGCCCTGGAGGTGAGTAGCCATGGCTGAGCGACGCACAGCTTGGCAATATCACAAGGACCAAGCCCAAACTCTCGCAGGAAAGCGACATTGGGCTTGACCACCCTCTCGAGGTCAGCCCAGAGAATGGAGCATCCCTTGCGCTTGAGAGCATGGAGGAAGTTGTCGATGGAGCCGAAGAGGGACAGGTGGTACTGCAGCTTGGAGACGTCGGATCTAGAGCGGAGTTTGCCGCATCCGAGCGACAGGAGGCCGACGATCTCAGAACGCGATAACCCCACGCCGGTGAGCGCGGCGACGTTGGGGGCCAGGGTCCTCTCCACTTTGGCGCAGAGCAACTGGGGCTCCCTGGCGACGAGGGCGGCCacgtcggcgccggagaggccgaggccggcgaggaaggcgagCACGGCGTCGGGGTTGGCGGGGGACCTGAGGTGggcgagcttgggggaggccttGAGGGCCTGCGCTCGGACGAGGCCGCGGGTGGAGACGAGGTAATCCTCCACGGCGAAGCTAGGGTTTGGGGAGACGACGGGCGCGGCCGCGGAGAGGAGGCGGCTGTGGTAGCCGAGGAGCTGGGAGATGGGAGACGAGGATGGGGGCGGGAGGAGCTGGGACAGGGCGCGGCATCCGAGGCGGAGGCGGAGCATGGCGGCGCGACGGCGcggtggcgccggcggcgaggTAAAGGGGAACGCGTTGGTGCGGGAATGAGAAGCCGTGGAGAGGATTTTCGTTGGTGGTCAACCCAAAGTGGAGTGGGCCCCACGCGTCGGTGTCACCTCATGGCTCATgctatagctggccaaacgggccggcccggcccggcacGGCACGACCCATCCTAATCGTGCCTGGCACGGCCCGGCCCGCCTAGGCACGATTATtatacgggccgtgccgtgccagcCCGCGTGCTGCAGCCTGTAGCCCAGGCACGGCCCGTATGCTAATCGGGCCGGCCCACCGGCACGCCAGGCCTACTAATCTACCTCCTATTTTGCGCACTGAGCGTTTTTAGCCTATTTTTACCTGTTGGCCCATATTAGGatacataaaaaaatataaaaaagttaatcgggccgtgccgtgccggcccgcgtgctcgcccttcaggcccaggcacggcccatggcgtgccgcgtgccgggccCGGCCCGTTTAGCACGTGTCGTGCCGTGCCAGGCCCGTGTCGTGCCGGCCGTGCTACCGGACCGGCCCAACTatcccggcccgtttggccagctatagcTCATGCTGCCTGACCCGTTTACAAACGTGTTCTCTCGTCcaatatttttgcaaaaaaagacatggacgCGTCTAGTGGGCGGCCGGCCGCCTTGGGATCGCTAGCCAGCGGCCACCCGAAAAAGGAAACCACCTGGTCCCCCCTCGAGCGAAAGAGGAAACAGTCCCCTGCTCGCCCACGTGGTCCACCTGGTCCCGCCCGCCCGAACGAAAAAGGGAACCGCCCGCCGCCCGCCCAAATGGTCCACCTGGTCCCCGCCCATCGGAGCGAAAAAGGGAACTGCCCCGCCCGCCAGCTAGCCGCGGGATCACGTGCACCCTCCTCGCCAAACCATGCCCCGCCCACCAACTGCGCCCTggctatcttcttcttcctcacgaaaGAAGGATCTGCCCAGGTTGCAGAATCCTTCATCGCTAGGAGAGAAGGACAACATGGCGGCTCCTAGGAACAAATAAGAGAAGAGAAGAGGCTTAGAGATCACAAAAAAGACAATAAAAAAAGTAGATCAAAGACCAGGcaggatcttcttcttcctcacgaaaGAAGGATCTGCCCAGTTTGCAGGACCTTCATCGCCAGAACAAAAGaacaagagaagagaagagggcTTAGAAATCAGAGAGAAGACCAGAAAAAGCCAGATCAGAAGAGAGGAGGGACGAAAAAGAAAACCTACCTTTAGGATCCAGAGGTGAGAAGACTTGCCCATCTTCTTCGAGATTCTCTTTTGTATATCTTGCTCCTTCTAGTGATTTCCTTGCACACATCTTTGACTTGTATATTTGGTTGTCAAAAATCAAATGAATCGTGCATAGTGTGTTCCAGGAAAAACTATGCAATCAGTAGGTTGCTTTCGTGCAACTAAGCCAAATAAGATAGCCAACTGAATGAGTGATGTGTGCCAACTCAACAGATTATGCAACTCTAAACCTTTTTTTGTGCAACTAACCCAGTTGTAGCATCCAACTATGAGGAGGCACTGTGCAACTGGAAATATAAAAGTGTCAGAACTGTGCAACTTTGGCAAGAACTCATGTATTTGGTTGTCAAAAATCAAATGAATCTTGCATAGTGTGTTTGCGGAAAAACTGTTCAACCAGTAGATTGCTTTCGTGCAACTAAGCCAAATAAGGTAGTCAACTGAATGAGTGTTGTGTGCCAACTCAATAGATTATACAACACTAAACCTATTTTGTGCAACTAACCCCGTTCTAGCATCCAACTATAAGCAGAAACTGTGAAACTGGAAATATAAAATGGGTCAAAACTGTGCAACCTTGGCAGGAACTTGAAAAATCTGGAAGAAGACAAACAATATACGATGACGAGCGATATACGATATGTTCTAATAAAAAACAATCTGCAAATATAGTTCTTAGAAAATAGGTTCACACACTGCCATCACAAATTTGAAACACACTGCCAGCAAACCATTGATCTAAATGTGCAAATCTAACTAAAATAGCTATAGACAATTATAGTTGAAATCTGATTTTGCTTCTATCTTTGAAGTTGCTGTAGCAGACCTTGCTTGATATGTTCACTTGCATTGATTTGCAGAAAATCATGCCCTTCTTTTCATGTAGCTACTGTCTGAATCATAGACCTGCACATTGTAGATAGAAAAAATGTTCAATAAATTGTAGGTACTGTATAAATTGTAGGATGCCAACACAGTATTATGTTCTCTGTGCAACTAGAAATGCTAAGGATGCCAACTAAATACATACTCTTGTGCAACTAGAAAAAGTCTTGAGTATGTCAACTAGTTAGAAAAGTATTGTGCAACTAGAAATGCTAAGGATGCCAACTAAATACATATTCTTGTGCAACTAGAAAAAGTCTTGAGTATGTCAACTAGTTAGAAAAGTATTGTGTAATTAGAATTGCTGAGGATGCCAACTAATTGGATACTACTGTGCAGGTATAAAGTCTGAGGGTGCCAAAGATACTCTTTGGCAACCCTCAATTTTTTTGGAGATGGGACTAAATTATATACTGTTGTGCAACTAGAAAAACTGAGGATGTCAACTAGTTGTATATTGTTCCTTGAAACTAGAAATGCTGAGGATGCCAACTAAATGGATACTCTTGTGCAACAAGAAATCTTGAGGATACCAAGTCAGAAAAATAGTTATTCAACACTTGCATGACGAGAGAAAAAAAATCATCACACCGTCACCAAACCAAAAACCGAGTTTATAAAAATGACGCTGATGCTGTTGAAAATACTAGCTGCATTGAGTTCTCCAGAAAAAGTACTAATCTCAACTGTATGATGGCCCAGACTAGAAAGATGGACTAGGTGTACTGTTTGTGCAAAAAGAAGCACATATTTGTGTAACTAAAATATTGGTCCAAAACCAACTTTCCTGCGGCATGTGTGCAAAAGAAAAATCCCAGACTAGAAAGATGGACTGGGTGTACTGTTTCTGCAAAAAGAAGAACATATTTATGCAACTAAGCATGGGTCCAAGCCAACCTTTTTATGCAAATGTGTGCAACAAAACAGCCTAGACTGGAGTCCATTTGTTCTAGTCTTTTGGTTGTTGGTTGCACACATTGCAGGGAAAAGATGGTTTTGGATCCATGTTTAGTTGGCACAAATATGGGCTTCTATTTGCAGACACTACATTCAGTCTATCTTTTCCTGCAAAAAATGTGTTCAACCAACACACGGACTATATGAGATAGAAAACCTAAAGTCTAAAAAGTGGCCGGCCACTAACTGACCGAAACGGGCGGCCGGCCCGTGGCCGTTCGATCGCGCGAGCGATCGCTCCCAGATCCGCCAGGTGACGAGCCGACCACTACCAACCACCACTTCACTTCTCTCCCATAGAAAAAGACTGGATTTGTTGTTTGTGCAAATATAAACATATAATTGTGCAGCTAAACTTGTATCCAAAGCCAACTTTTGCTGCAAATTTGTGCAGCAAAGAAGATGAAATTCTCTTTCCTGTATTAAAAGTATTAAAAACGAGACTAGAAAAAGCACAAGAACAATATTAAAAATGAGCATACAAGTAGTCTTGTCTCACACAAATTGCAATAGGGGGAATATGTTCTATAGGATGTATTATATACTaaaaatgaaacagaaaagaagATGAAATTCTATTTCCTGTCATCAGAAAACGGTGTCAAAAGTGATCACATTCCGACGTGATCACCTAAGGTTTTGCAAACAAAAGGTGCCGAAGGTGATTAGTTAACACTGCATACAaaatatttcttcttcttcagaaAAAACTGGATAAAAAAGGTTGATGATGCCAACTTGATATTATGTTAGTTATGCAACTACAAAATGCAGAGGATGCCAACTAAAAGTAGTTACTCTTGTGCAACTAGAAAGGCTGAGGATGTCAACTAGTTAGGTGTTATTGTGTAACTAGAAAATGCTCAAGATGCCAACTAATTAAATACTCCTGTGCAACTAGAAAGGCTGAGGGTGCCAAGTCATTTGATACTCTTGGGCAACCCTCAAAAATTTGAAGATGGGACTAAAAAATAGCTACTCTTGTGGCTGAGGATGTCAATTAATTGCATACAGTTTGTGCAAGTAGAAATGATGAGTATGCCAACTAATTGAATACTCCTGTGCAACTATAAATCTTCAAATAAGCAGGCCTATTAATCTCCTTCCCAACTGTAGATCAAATAAGCAGGCCTACTGCATCAAAGCTACTCCAAATCAGTGCAAATCCACACTAGTGTAATTCAAGTTTACTGCAAATCTGCACACTGGAGTAATTCAGATTTACTGCAACTACTCTAAATCACTGCAAATCAGTGCTATTGCTACTGCTACCTCCAAATCAGTGCAAGGGGCTGAACTGAATGTACTCCATGCTTTAATCCATGAAAGAAAGGGGTTGAATTGAACCAGAGGAGGAAGAGTACCTTTGGCGGCGTCGCCGTCGCCATGGATATGACCGCCGACTCCGCGGCTCAGGCGCCGCTCCACATCAAGCGTCGTTGCGTCGCCGAGGTAGCTTCAATACTTGAGATGCGGCTCCAGATCCTCCCGCTCGGGCTCCACCTCCTCCCGCCGTCGTCTTCACGCCCGCGCCGGCGCTGCTCGGGCTCCGCTTCAGCGACTCCTCACACCTATCCACAAGCAGATCGGGGACCAGCGCATGTGGATCCAGCTC
This window contains:
- the LOC123131632 gene encoding uncharacterized protein is translated as MLRRRGRLLIQMLSTPSATTTSPLHRPATATRSELHPLLSPPPPLRCHSPRHLPDHRVRRGGLPRLHLRPHPSPGAQGLPQARPPQVPRQPRRRARLPRRPRPLRRRRRRRRRRRRPGPKFLCTGVDKGLSPIVRGLSGLGLLVAASEKGRSQAVGAWQLQWLETPDLGEAVLIEGGSWKTSCLSFVHVGNLARGYCPCNDISLLKETHVRLEHGVHSLARVCLGPISRFRGY